One Streptomyces sp. NBC_01237 genomic region harbors:
- the cydD gene encoding thiol reductant ABC exporter subunit CydD, which produces MKPIDPRLLRYARATRFFLAAVVALGLVGATLVIAQAMLIAEVVVGGFEDRMTVSALRTPLLLLAAVALGRALVAWLTELAAYRASAAVKSELRGRLLERATRLGPDWLSGERTGSLVALATRGVDALDDYFARYLPQLGLAVVVPVAVLARIVTEDWVSAAIIVVTLPLIPLFMILIGWATQSRMDRQWQLLSRLSGHFLDVVAGLPTLKVFGRAKAQAESIRTITSQYRRATMRTLRIAFLSSFALELLATLSVALVAVTIGMRLVHGELDLYTGLVVLILAPEAYLPIRQVGAQYHAAAEGLSAAEEIFSVLEAEPPAAGTGAVPASLRLELEDVTVRHGGRGEPSLDAASLVVEQGETVALVGPSGVGKSTLLNVVLGFAVPDEGRVRVGGTDLADLSPERWRERIAWVPQRPHLFAGTIAENVRLARPDADDDAVATALRDAGAYDFVAELPEGVRTPLGEDGAGLSAGQRQRLALARAFLADRPLLLLDEPTASLDGETEAGIVEAVGRLAAGRTVLLVVHRPALLAVADRVVTLEPREHTERAATAADGERDASVAPSQRPAGKEPFAAGDPVDLPEPALLRETAPRSGGRVLARVREAAGAQRGQLALALLLGSLAVGSAVGLMAVSGWLISRASEQPPVLYLMVAVTATRAFGIGRAVFRYAERLVSHDAVLRMLAELRVAVYRGLERIAPAGLRTTRRGDLLSRLVADVDALQDYWLRWLLPAGTAVLVGTAAAGFTAWLLPEAGVVLAVGLLLAGVGVPLVSGACARHAERQLAPARAELATRVTDLLGGTAELTVAGALPARHARVREADGLLTRIASRAATATALGGGLSALICGLTVVAAALVAVPAVYDGRLEGVELAVVVLTPLAAFEAVTGLPLAVQYRQRVRRSAERVHEVLDAPVPVREPESPAETPASPFPLEVRGLTARYAGSGRNALESVDLTLVPGRRVAVVGPSGAGKTTLAQVLLRFLDAREGTYRVGGVDACALEGDTVRAFVGLCAQDAHVFDSSIRENLRLARTGATDAELREALAGARLLDWAEGLPDGLDTLVGEHGARLSGGQRQRLALARALLADFPVLVLDEPAEHLDLATADALTADLLAATRGRTTVLITHRIEGLDAVDEVLVMDAGRVVQRGPYAALVAQEGPLRRMLERERETVRESVGEPARKSVPVVEASKEEPSMQEASAEEASMAEASVAETSVRAGA; this is translated from the coding sequence GTGAAACCGATCGACCCGCGCCTGCTCCGGTACGCCAGGGCCACCCGCTTCTTCCTGGCGGCCGTGGTGGCACTGGGACTGGTCGGTGCGACGCTGGTGATCGCCCAGGCCATGCTCATCGCCGAGGTGGTGGTGGGCGGGTTCGAGGACCGTATGACGGTCTCCGCACTCCGCACACCACTGCTTCTGCTCGCCGCGGTCGCGCTGGGCCGGGCGCTCGTCGCCTGGCTCACCGAGCTGGCCGCGTACCGGGCGAGCGCGGCGGTCAAGTCCGAACTGCGCGGCCGGCTCCTGGAACGGGCCACGCGGCTCGGCCCGGACTGGCTGAGCGGGGAACGCACCGGCTCCCTGGTGGCGCTGGCCACCCGGGGGGTCGACGCCCTCGACGACTACTTCGCGCGCTATCTGCCGCAGCTCGGGCTCGCGGTGGTGGTGCCGGTGGCGGTCCTGGCCAGGATCGTCACCGAGGACTGGGTGTCGGCCGCGATCATCGTGGTCACGCTGCCGCTCATTCCGCTCTTCATGATCCTGATCGGCTGGGCCACCCAGTCCCGCATGGACCGTCAGTGGCAGCTGCTGTCCCGGCTCTCCGGGCACTTCCTGGACGTGGTCGCCGGGCTGCCGACCCTGAAGGTCTTCGGACGGGCCAAGGCCCAGGCCGAATCGATCCGCACGATCACCTCTCAATACCGCCGGGCCACCATGCGGACGCTGCGGATCGCGTTCCTGTCCTCCTTCGCCCTGGAGCTGCTGGCGACGCTGTCGGTGGCGCTCGTCGCCGTCACCATCGGGATGCGGCTGGTGCACGGGGAACTCGACCTCTACACCGGGCTGGTGGTCCTGATCCTCGCGCCCGAGGCATATCTGCCGATCCGGCAGGTGGGGGCGCAGTACCACGCGGCGGCGGAGGGACTCTCGGCCGCCGAGGAGATCTTCTCGGTCCTGGAGGCCGAGCCGCCGGCCGCCGGCACCGGGGCCGTCCCCGCGTCGCTGCGGCTGGAGCTGGAGGATGTGACGGTCCGGCACGGTGGCCGTGGCGAACCGTCGCTCGACGCCGCGTCCCTGGTCGTGGAGCAGGGGGAGACCGTCGCCCTGGTCGGTCCGAGCGGCGTCGGCAAGTCCACGCTCCTCAATGTGGTGCTGGGCTTCGCGGTGCCCGACGAGGGGCGGGTGCGGGTCGGTGGCACCGACCTCGCCGACCTCTCCCCCGAGCGCTGGCGCGAACGGATCGCCTGGGTGCCGCAGCGTCCGCACCTCTTCGCGGGCACGATCGCCGAGAACGTGCGTCTGGCCAGGCCGGACGCGGACGACGACGCCGTGGCCACGGCGCTGCGGGACGCCGGAGCGTACGACTTCGTCGCGGAGCTGCCCGAAGGGGTCCGGACACCGCTGGGAGAGGACGGTGCCGGGCTCTCGGCCGGTCAGCGCCAGCGGCTCGCCCTCGCACGGGCGTTCCTCGCCGACCGGCCGCTGCTGCTCCTCGACGAGCCGACCGCGAGCCTGGACGGCGAGACGGAGGCGGGCATCGTCGAGGCGGTCGGGCGGCTGGCGGCCGGGCGGACCGTGCTGCTGGTCGTGCACCGTCCGGCGCTGCTGGCGGTCGCCGACCGTGTGGTGACGCTGGAGCCGCGTGAGCACACCGAGCGGGCCGCCACGGCCGCCGACGGAGAGCGGGACGCCTCGGTAGCACCGTCGCAGCGTCCGGCCGGTAAGGAACCGTTCGCCGCCGGTGACCCGGTGGACCTTCCCGAGCCCGCGCTGCTGCGCGAGACCGCCCCCCGGTCCGGGGGCCGGGTGCTCGCCCGCGTCCGGGAGGCCGCCGGTGCGCAGCGCGGTCAGCTGGCGCTCGCCCTGTTGCTGGGCAGCCTCGCCGTGGGCTCGGCCGTCGGGCTCATGGCCGTCTCCGGATGGCTGATCTCCCGCGCCTCCGAACAGCCGCCGGTGCTCTATCTGATGGTCGCCGTCACCGCGACCCGCGCCTTCGGCATCGGCCGGGCCGTCTTCCGCTATGCCGAGCGCCTGGTCTCCCACGACGCGGTGCTCAGGATGCTCGCCGAGCTGCGCGTGGCCGTGTACCGCGGGCTTGAGCGCATCGCGCCCGCGGGACTGCGCACGACGCGCCGCGGCGACCTGCTGTCCCGGCTCGTCGCCGATGTGGACGCGCTGCAGGACTACTGGCTGCGCTGGCTGCTGCCCGCGGGGACCGCGGTGCTCGTCGGAACGGCCGCCGCCGGATTCACCGCCTGGCTGCTCCCGGAGGCGGGCGTGGTGCTCGCCGTCGGGCTGCTGCTCGCCGGGGTGGGCGTACCGCTGGTCAGCGGCGCCTGCGCCCGGCACGCGGAGCGTCAACTCGCGCCCGCCCGTGCCGAGCTGGCCACCCGTGTCACCGATCTGCTGGGCGGAACGGCGGAACTGACCGTCGCCGGGGCGCTGCCCGCCCGCCATGCCCGGGTGCGTGAGGCCGACGGCCTCCTCACCCGGATCGCCTCCCGGGCGGCGACCGCGACCGCGCTCGGCGGTGGACTCTCCGCCCTGATCTGCGGGCTCACCGTGGTGGCCGCCGCCCTCGTCGCCGTACCCGCGGTCTACGACGGACGGCTGGAGGGAGTGGAGCTGGCGGTCGTGGTGCTCACCCCGCTCGCCGCCTTCGAGGCCGTGACCGGACTGCCCCTCGCCGTGCAGTACCGCCAGCGCGTCAGGCGCAGCGCGGAGCGGGTCCACGAGGTGCTGGACGCCCCCGTACCGGTGCGGGAACCCGAGAGCCCGGCCGAGACGCCCGCCTCACCCTTCCCGCTGGAGGTACGGGGCCTGACGGCCCGGTACGCGGGGTCGGGGCGGAACGCCCTGGAGTCCGTCGACCTGACGCTGGTGCCCGGACGGCGTGTCGCCGTCGTCGGGCCCTCCGGCGCGGGCAAGACGACGCTGGCCCAGGTCCTGCTCCGCTTCCTGGACGCCCGGGAGGGCACGTACCGGGTCGGTGGAGTCGACGCCTGCGCGCTGGAGGGGGACACGGTTCGCGCGTTCGTCGGGCTGTGCGCCCAGGACGCCCATGTCTTCGACAGCTCCATCCGCGAGAACCTGCGGCTGGCCCGTACCGGGGCGACCGACGCCGAACTGCGCGAGGCCCTGGCCGGAGCCCGGCTGCTGGACTGGGCCGAAGGGCTGCCGGACGGACTGGACACCCTGGTGGGCGAACACGGAGCGCGGCTCTCGGGCGGCCAGCGCCAGCGGCTCGCGCTGGCCCGTGCGCTGCTCGCCGACTTCCCCGTCCTGGTCCTCGACGAGCCCGCGGAACACCTCGACCTGGCAACGGCGGACGCCCTGACCGCGGACCTGCTGGCGGCGACCCGGGGACGTACGACCGTGCTGATCACCCACCGCATCGAAGGGCTGGACGCCGTCGACGAGGTGCTGGTGATGGACGCGGGCCGGGTGGTGCAGCGTGGCCCGTACGCCGCGCTCGTGGCGCAGGAGGGGCCGCTGCGCCGGATGCTGGAGCGCGAGCGGGAGACGGTGCGCGAGAGCGTCGGGGAGCCCGCACGGAAGTCCGTGCCGGTGGTGGAGGCGTCCAAGGAGGAGCCGTCCATGCAGGAGGCGTCCGCGGAGGAGGCGTCCATGGCGGAGGCGTCCGTGGCGGAGACGTCCGTTCGGGCAGGGGCCTGA
- a CDS encoding sensor histidine kinase, which produces MPEQDPKDSLEAATQATRSLQGLSTELTARVPQLLEAMRSVGTGLELHSTLDRICETAAELAHARYAAIGVVDEAGEGLSDFVTFGVPDEVAREIGRRPDGHRGLLGALIHDPVPVRLADLTADPRVAGFPPGHPRMRTFLGVPIRVQGEIFGNLYLTEKHDGGEFSDYDLHMVRVLATEAGIAIGNARLYEAARQRERWIDGSVAVTTALLSGGDADDALAVVAEQARHLADSAAGIVLLPAEEGGLEIVAVSADDPSAALGVIIPAESTVVAALLDGDAVFMDDSATDSRMITRLAGRFGPSMMLPLHSGGRVLGALATPRARGGRPFTETERTLATQFASQAALALMMAEAQRDRERLAVYEDRDRIARDLHDLVIQRLFATGMMLESAQRRSEVPEVQTGVGRAVDELDVTIQEIRTAIFALQQEPAEAPSGLRTRVLREINMAAVPLGFKPSHRFLGPVDSLVGELTGKNLIAALREALSNAFRHANASLIDVVVDATATLPDGRDAVRLSVADDGVGIPQDGRRSGLRNLARRAESLGGASWFGPGIGEDGGGTTVVWEAPL; this is translated from the coding sequence ATGCCAGAGCAGGACCCGAAGGACTCACTCGAAGCCGCGACGCAGGCCACCCGCAGCCTGCAGGGCCTCTCCACCGAGCTCACCGCCCGTGTCCCGCAACTGCTGGAGGCGATGCGTTCCGTCGGCACGGGCCTGGAACTGCACTCCACGCTCGACCGCATCTGCGAGACGGCGGCCGAACTCGCCCACGCCCGCTACGCCGCCATCGGCGTCGTGGACGAAGCGGGTGAAGGGCTCTCCGACTTCGTCACCTTCGGGGTTCCGGACGAGGTGGCCCGGGAGATCGGGCGCCGCCCCGACGGGCACCGTGGCCTTCTGGGCGCGCTGATCCACGATCCTGTCCCCGTCCGGCTGGCCGATCTGACGGCCGATCCCCGGGTCGCCGGATTCCCGCCCGGCCATCCCCGGATGCGGACCTTCCTCGGCGTGCCCATCCGCGTACAGGGAGAGATCTTCGGCAATCTCTATCTGACCGAGAAGCACGACGGGGGCGAGTTCAGCGACTACGACCTGCACATGGTGCGGGTGCTCGCCACGGAGGCGGGGATCGCCATCGGCAACGCCCGCCTCTACGAGGCGGCGCGGCAGCGCGAGCGGTGGATCGACGGCTCGGTGGCCGTGACCACCGCGCTGCTCTCCGGTGGCGACGCCGACGACGCCCTGGCCGTCGTCGCCGAGCAGGCCCGCCATCTCGCCGACTCCGCCGCCGGAATCGTGCTGCTGCCCGCCGAGGAGGGCGGTCTGGAGATCGTCGCCGTCTCCGCCGACGACCCCTCCGCGGCCCTCGGTGTGATCATTCCGGCGGAGAGCACGGTGGTGGCGGCCCTGCTCGACGGTGACGCGGTGTTCATGGACGACTCGGCCACCGACTCCCGCATGATCACCAGGCTGGCCGGCCGGTTCGGCCCCAGCATGATGCTGCCGCTGCACAGCGGGGGCCGGGTCCTCGGCGCGCTGGCCACCCCACGGGCCCGGGGCGGGCGTCCCTTCACGGAGACGGAACGGACGCTGGCCACCCAGTTCGCCTCCCAGGCGGCGCTCGCGCTGATGATGGCCGAAGCACAGCGGGACCGGGAACGGCTCGCCGTCTACGAGGACCGCGACCGGATCGCCCGCGACCTCCACGACCTGGTCATCCAACGGCTGTTCGCCACCGGGATGATGCTGGAGAGCGCGCAGCGCCGGTCGGAGGTCCCCGAGGTGCAGACCGGCGTCGGCCGGGCGGTCGACGAACTGGACGTGACCATCCAGGAGATCCGTACCGCCATCTTCGCGCTCCAGCAGGAACCGGCCGAGGCCCCGTCGGGACTGCGCACCCGCGTGCTGCGCGAGATCAACATGGCGGCGGTCCCGCTGGGCTTCAAGCCGTCGCACCGCTTTCTCGGCCCCGTCGATTCACTCGTCGGTGAACTCACCGGGAAGAACCTCATCGCGGCCCTGCGCGAGGCGCTGTCCAACGCCTTCCGGCACGCGAACGCCTCCCTCATCGACGTGGTCGTCGACGCGACGGCCACCCTGCCGGACGGGCGCGACGCGGTACGCCTCTCGGTCGCCGACGACGGGGTGGGCATTCCGCAGGACGGGCGCCGCAGCGGACTGCGCAACCTGGCCCGCCGTGCCGAGTCCCTGGGCGGGGCGAGCTGGTTCGGCCCGGGGATCGGGGAGGACGGCGGTGGTACGACGGTGGTGTGGGAGGCCCCGCTCTGA
- a CDS encoding M23 family metallopeptidase has product MRSAALCRCRCRWRRRRRDRLVVLLVCALLVLLTLPAVPGADAMAAEGERRPRTAGPPGSSGSPGSSGLSGPPGVSRAPGPSGPSDPRPGAGAVVARLYEEAARATEAYERGRRSAAVQRATARRYERRLTAQRRTLAAVRSDLGRVARAQYRGGGGGLSYAARLLLADDPDELLRGHRLARQAERAVARLLERARSAERDLAAGERRARRAWHELEVRTIRLAAVKRGIAARLESAQWQLQGEADRSVAAGKCSGAVRVERPGGPADDRSWVTPVETYELSAGFDSVGEHWTRRHTGQDFAVDIGTPVRSVGAGRVASVSCGGAFGIEVLVRHTGGYFTQYAHLAGVTVDQGERVRAGQWVGQSGTTGNSTGPHLHFEVRLTPQLGSGVDPARWLREHGVRI; this is encoded by the coding sequence ATGCGTTCCGCCGCACTGTGTCGCTGTCGCTGTCGCTGGCGTCGCCGTCGCCGTGACCGACTCGTCGTCCTGCTGGTCTGTGCTCTGCTCGTCCTGCTGACGTTGCCCGCCGTGCCGGGAGCCGACGCGATGGCCGCCGAAGGGGAGCGGCGTCCGCGAACTGCCGGTCCTCCGGGTTCTTCAGGTTCTCCCGGTTCTTCGGGTCTTTCGGGGCCGCCCGGTGTTTCCCGTGCTCCCGGTCCGTCCGGCCCTTCCGATCCCCGGCCCGGCGCGGGTGCCGTGGTCGCCCGGCTGTACGAGGAGGCCGCCAGGGCCACCGAGGCGTACGAGCGGGGCAGGCGCTCCGCCGCCGTGCAACGTGCGACGGCGCGCCGTTACGAGAGACGGCTCACGGCGCAGCGGCGGACCCTCGCGGCTGTTCGCTCGGACCTGGGTCGGGTCGCCCGCGCCCAGTACCGCGGCGGCGGAGGCGGCCTCTCGTACGCCGCTCGGCTCCTGCTCGCCGACGACCCGGACGAGCTGTTGCGCGGGCACCGGCTGGCCCGGCAGGCGGAGCGGGCGGTGGCCCGGCTGCTGGAACGGGCCCGGAGCGCCGAACGCGACCTGGCCGCAGGCGAGCGGCGGGCCCGGCGGGCCTGGCACGAACTGGAGGTACGCACGATCCGGCTGGCCGCCGTCAAGCGGGGCATCGCGGCCAGGCTGGAGTCGGCCCAGTGGCAGCTCCAGGGGGAGGCGGACCGCAGCGTGGCGGCCGGGAAGTGCTCGGGGGCCGTACGTGTCGAGCGGCCGGGCGGCCCGGCCGACGACCGGAGCTGGGTGACACCGGTGGAGACGTACGAGCTGTCGGCGGGGTTCGACAGCGTCGGCGAGCACTGGACGCGCCGGCACACCGGGCAGGACTTCGCCGTGGACATCGGCACGCCGGTGCGTTCCGTCGGGGCGGGCCGGGTGGCCTCGGTCTCCTGCGGTGGCGCGTTCGGCATCGAGGTACTGGTGCGGCATACGGGCGGCTACTTCACCCAGTACGCGCATCTGGCGGGCGTCACCGTGGACCAGGGGGAGCGGGTGCGGGCGGGTCAGTGGGTGGGGCAGTCGGGCACCACGGGAAACTCCACCGGCCCGCACCTCCACTTCGAGGTCCGGCTCACCCCTCAGCTGGGTTCCGGCGTCGATCCGGCACGCTGGCTGCGCGAGCACGGCGTGCGGATCTGA
- a CDS encoding Cof-type HAD-IIB family hydrolase, which translates to MTSATDSPLPALTRLIATDLDGTLLRDDKTVSDRTVAALAAAEEAGIDVFFVTGRPARWMDVVSDHVHSHGLAICANGAAVADLRADGELLTVHPLERDAALHVIRTLRERAPGTSFAVELTTGINYEPAYPPFHLDPGATVAVAEKLLHEDAPGAGAPVLKILAHHTELAPDDFLALARTAAGDHASFTRSSPSALLEVSGLGVSKASTLADCCARRGISPAEVVAFGDMPNDVEMLSWAGASFAMGNAHPAAVAAASGTTLTNNEDGVAVVIERILAAR; encoded by the coding sequence GTGACCTCAGCTACCGATTCGCCTCTGCCTGCCCTGACCCGGCTGATCGCCACCGACCTGGACGGCACGCTGCTGCGCGACGACAAGACCGTGTCCGACCGCACCGTCGCCGCCCTCGCCGCCGCCGAGGAGGCCGGGATCGACGTCTTCTTCGTCACCGGCCGGCCCGCCCGCTGGATGGATGTGGTGAGCGACCACGTCCACAGCCACGGCCTGGCGATCTGCGCGAACGGTGCGGCGGTGGCCGACCTGCGTGCCGACGGCGAGCTGCTCACGGTCCACCCCCTGGAGCGCGACGCCGCCCTCCACGTCATCCGCACCCTGCGTGAACGCGCCCCCGGCACCTCCTTCGCCGTCGAACTGACCACCGGCATCAACTACGAACCGGCCTACCCGCCGTTCCACCTGGACCCGGGTGCCACGGTGGCCGTCGCCGAGAAGCTGCTCCACGAGGACGCGCCGGGCGCCGGTGCCCCCGTGCTGAAGATCCTCGCCCACCACACCGAGCTCGCCCCCGACGACTTCCTCGCGCTGGCCCGTACGGCCGCCGGGGACCATGCCTCCTTCACCCGCTCCAGCCCTTCCGCGCTCCTGGAGGTCAGTGGGCTCGGGGTCTCCAAGGCCAGCACGCTCGCGGACTGCTGTGCGCGGCGCGGCATCTCGCCCGCCGAGGTCGTGGCCTTCGGTGACATGCCCAACGATGTGGAGATGCTCAGCTGGGCGGGTGCCTCGTTCGCGATGGGCAACGCCCACCCGGCGGCCGTGGCCGCCGCGTCGGGCACCACGCTCACCAACAACGAGGACGGCGTCGCGGTCGTCATCGAACGGATCCTCGCCGCCCGCTGA
- a CDS encoding LLM class flavin-dependent oxidoreductase — protein sequence MRLSTVILPIYRWTEGRQVWQRAEELGFHAAYTYDHLSWRTFRDGPWFGAIPTLTAAAAATERLRLGTLVTSPNFRHPVTLAKDLITLDDVSGGRITLGIGAGGNGFDATTLRRSDEEPWTPRERADHFGEFVPLLDKLLREPSVTYEGELYAANEARNIPGCVQRPRLPFAVAATGPRGLRLAARYGQAWVTTGDPKVFETGTPEESVAAIRGQFTKLGAACESVGRDVAELDKVLLTGFTPDRPLESLDAFVDFAGTHFALGFTEIVLHWPVQESDFAADEKVFEQIATDALAQLG from the coding sequence ATGCGTCTGAGCACTGTCATTCTGCCCATCTACCGCTGGACCGAAGGCCGTCAGGTCTGGCAGCGCGCCGAGGAGCTTGGCTTCCACGCCGCCTACACCTACGACCACCTGTCCTGGCGGACCTTCCGTGACGGTCCGTGGTTCGGTGCGATTCCGACCCTGACCGCGGCGGCCGCCGCCACCGAGCGGCTGCGTCTCGGCACCCTCGTCACCTCGCCCAACTTCCGCCATCCGGTGACGCTCGCCAAGGACCTGATCACCCTGGACGATGTCTCCGGCGGACGGATCACGCTGGGGATCGGCGCGGGTGGCAATGGATTCGACGCCACGACCCTGCGCCGGAGCGACGAGGAACCGTGGACTCCGCGCGAACGGGCGGACCACTTCGGCGAGTTCGTGCCGCTCCTCGACAAGCTGCTGCGCGAGCCCTCGGTGACGTACGAGGGCGAGTTGTACGCGGCGAACGAGGCCCGGAACATTCCGGGCTGCGTACAGCGCCCCCGGCTGCCGTTCGCGGTCGCCGCCACCGGCCCGCGCGGGCTGAGGCTCGCCGCGCGGTACGGCCAGGCGTGGGTGACCACCGGCGACCCCAAGGTGTTCGAGACCGGGACCCCCGAGGAGTCCGTGGCAGCCATCCGCGGCCAGTTCACGAAGCTCGGCGCCGCCTGCGAGAGCGTCGGCCGGGACGTGGCGGAACTGGACAAGGTCCTGCTCACCGGTTTCACCCCGGACCGCCCGCTGGAGTCGCTCGACGCGTTCGTCGACTTCGCCGGAACCCACTTCGCGCTGGGCTTCACCGAGATCGTGCTCCACTGGCCGGTCCAGGAATCGGACTTCGCGGCGGACGAGAAGGTCTTCGAGCAGATCGCCACCGACGCGCTGGCCCAGCTCGGCTGA
- a CDS encoding RNA 2'-phosphotransferase: MDEARTVKVSKYLSKHLRHRPERIGITLDANGWVAVDELLRATARNGFAVTRAELDHVVAANDKQRFTVDGERIRANQGHTVAVDLGLPPAEPPAYLYHGTVARVLDTIRSEGLLPMDRHHVHLSSDRETATRVGARRGRPVVLSVDAGAMHRAGHTFRVSANGVWLTDAVPPQFLRLPG, encoded by the coding sequence ATGGACGAAGCCCGCACCGTGAAGGTGTCCAAGTACCTCTCGAAGCATCTCCGGCACCGGCCCGAGCGCATCGGGATCACCCTCGACGCCAACGGCTGGGTCGCCGTCGACGAGCTGCTGCGGGCGACGGCGCGCAACGGCTTCGCCGTCACCCGTGCCGAACTCGACCACGTCGTCGCCGCCAACGACAAGCAGCGCTTCACGGTGGACGGAGAGCGGATCCGCGCCAATCAGGGCCACACCGTCGCCGTGGACCTCGGCCTGCCGCCTGCCGAGCCGCCCGCGTACCTCTACCACGGCACCGTCGCCCGGGTGCTGGACACGATCCGCAGCGAAGGTCTGCTGCCCATGGACCGCCACCATGTGCACCTGTCGTCCGACCGTGAGACGGCGACGCGTGTCGGCGCCCGCCGCGGGCGGCCCGTCGTCCTCTCCGTGGACGCGGGGGCGATGCACCGTGCGGGTCATACGTTCCGGGTCAGCGCCAACGGGGTCTGGCTCACGGACGCCGTCCCGCCGCAGTTCCTGCGCCTGCCCGGCTGA
- a CDS encoding MerR family transcriptional regulator, with protein sequence MEDLAHASGATVRTIRAYQDRGLLPTPERRGRANVYRETHLARLRQIADLLDRGYTLASIKELLEAWDAGRGLGGVLGLVAEVHGPWTDEEADRISRAELDVRFGGAQDDEAVAEAVELGVLERVPGRDDEFLVPSPQELAVAVELHAAGVPLPAISAHLRELRGQVEHIAARFLEFTTEHVFARYLGHRPPTDSDAAEAASMVRRLRPLAQQTVDAELARAMRTFATRHLHHHLGTEESFINGQPRPVLLPAATMEAVQDLVGRDNVAAFVTAAAEREVQARTLDALASSHAEARKVDQMD encoded by the coding sequence ATCGAGGATCTGGCGCATGCGAGCGGCGCCACCGTCCGCACGATCCGTGCCTACCAGGACCGCGGGCTGCTGCCGACACCGGAGCGGCGCGGGCGGGCCAATGTGTACCGCGAGACGCATCTGGCCCGGCTGCGGCAGATCGCCGATCTCCTGGACCGCGGCTACACCCTGGCCAGCATCAAGGAGCTGCTGGAGGCATGGGACGCGGGGCGCGGTCTCGGCGGAGTGCTCGGGCTGGTCGCCGAGGTGCACGGGCCGTGGACGGACGAGGAGGCCGACCGGATCTCCCGGGCCGAGCTCGATGTCAGGTTCGGCGGTGCCCAGGACGACGAAGCGGTAGCGGAGGCGGTGGAGCTCGGGGTACTGGAACGCGTCCCGGGCCGGGACGACGAATTCCTCGTACCGAGCCCCCAGGAGCTGGCCGTGGCGGTCGAGTTGCACGCCGCCGGTGTCCCCCTGCCCGCAATCTCCGCTCACTTGCGGGAACTTCGCGGCCAGGTCGAGCACATAGCGGCACGTTTCCTGGAGTTCACCACCGAGCATGTCTTCGCCCGCTACCTCGGCCACCGTCCCCCGACGGACTCCGACGCGGCGGAGGCGGCCTCCATGGTGCGACGGCTCCGGCCGCTCGCCCAGCAGACGGTGGACGCCGAACTGGCGCGGGCGATGCGGACCTTCGCGACCCGCCACCTGCACCACCACCTCGGGACCGAGGAGTCGTTCATCAACGGTCAGCCCCGTCCGGTGCTCCTGCCCGCCGCCACAATGGAGGCTGTCCAGGACCTTGTTGGCCGGGACAACGTGGCGGCCTTCGTCACGGCCGCTGCCGAACGTGAGGTGCAGGCCAGGACATTGGACGCACTTGCCTCATCTCACGCAGAAGCTAGGAAAGTTGATCAAATGGACTAA